One genomic region from Bacillota bacterium encodes:
- a CDS encoding sugar phosphate isomerase/epimerase family protein, translated as MKLSVNTLLFGACPDRDRYTPVEAIKRIAKAGFDAVDFNFCPTIHDEAYLRMDNWKNTIEKVSQTANECGIVIEQSHLPFYNFATPGCEEMEFRGEMLSRSITASAILGVKWAVFHAGNAPDAVLSIKESKRRTLEFLDPYLNQAAALGVGIAIENLFIPAYLNSTHRYCSNVEDVCDLVDTIGEIAGICWDFGHANLIGDNQTDCLKAAGKRLKALHVHDNRGKHDDHAPPFTSGSNIKWADILPVLKEIGYSGNFNFEVGASRVPDSLHDGLASFLELTGRYMIKMIG; from the coding sequence TTGAAACTTTCAGTTAACACCCTGCTCTTTGGGGCTTGTCCGGATAGAGATCGGTATACGCCGGTGGAAGCAATCAAGAGGATTGCAAAAGCAGGATTTGATGCAGTAGATTTCAATTTCTGCCCTACCATCCATGACGAAGCATATTTACGCATGGATAACTGGAAAAACACCATTGAAAAAGTGAGTCAAACCGCAAATGAATGCGGAATTGTTATCGAGCAGTCACATCTGCCGTTTTATAATTTTGCTACTCCCGGATGCGAAGAAATGGAGTTCCGAGGGGAAATGCTGTCAAGATCGATTACTGCATCAGCTATACTTGGAGTCAAGTGGGCGGTTTTTCACGCAGGGAATGCGCCTGATGCAGTACTGAGCATAAAGGAATCAAAAAGAAGGACCTTGGAGTTCCTAGACCCATATTTAAACCAGGCAGCAGCGCTTGGGGTGGGAATAGCAATAGAGAACCTGTTTATACCGGCATATCTAAATTCTACGCACAGATATTGTTCAAATGTTGAGGATGTTTGCGATCTTGTTGATACTATCGGTGAAATTGCAGGTATATGCTGGGACTTTGGACATGCGAATCTTATAGGAGATAATCAGACGGATTGTCTAAAGGCTGCCGGCAAAAGATTAAAAGCGTTACATGTTCATGATAACCGGGGAAAGCATGATGATCACGCACCGCCGTTTACAAGCGGAAGTAACATAAAATGGGCGGATATCCTTCCTGTTTTAAAAGAAATCGGATACAGCGGAAATTTTAATTTTGAGGTCGGGGCGAGCCGTGTACCGGATTCATTGCATGATGGCCTTGCGAGTTTCCTAGAGCTTACAGGAAGATACATGATAAAAATGATAGGTTGA
- a CDS encoding carbohydrate ABC transporter permease, with translation MTKTEEKTFINKNNLSISSKGSKKVKSPIEDRIYYTVIYTLLIFILLIVLYPLVYIVSASFSSPEAVTSGKVVLFPVSPSLAGYKAVFKYKDVFIGYRNTFFYTIVGTAVNVAMTLMTAYPLSRKTLPGKGFFTFLFTFTMLFSGGMIPNYMLMKQLHLLNTPWVMIIPGAIGVTNLIITRTFMQSNIPQDLLEAAQIDGCSDFKYFFSVVLPLSQANIAVITLYYAVGHWNSYFNAFLFLSNKRLFPLQLFLRDILLLSQIDSNSVANQDTLVAVHGLADLLKYSLIVVATVPILCLYPFVQRYFVKGVMIGSLKG, from the coding sequence ATGACAAAAACAGAAGAAAAGACATTTATAAATAAAAATAATCTTTCCATTAGCAGTAAGGGAAGTAAAAAAGTAAAGTCACCAATTGAAGATAGGATATATTACACAGTTATTTATACTCTTCTAATTTTTATACTCCTTATAGTACTTTATCCTTTAGTATATATAGTTTCAGCATCATTTTCATCACCAGAGGCTGTTACATCGGGTAAAGTGGTGCTTTTCCCGGTGAGCCCAAGCCTCGCTGGTTACAAGGCTGTGTTTAAGTATAAGGATGTATTTATAGGTTATCGTAATACCTTCTTTTACACGATTGTAGGTACTGCGGTTAATGTGGCAATGACTTTAATGACGGCGTATCCGCTTTCTAGAAAGACTCTGCCGGGCAAGGGATTCTTTACATTTCTTTTTACATTTACGATGCTTTTTTCCGGCGGTATGATTCCCAATTATATGTTGATGAAACAGCTGCATCTTCTGAACACACCATGGGTCATGATTATTCCCGGGGCAATAGGCGTCACCAATCTTATAATTACAAGGACTTTCATGCAGAGCAATATACCTCAAGATTTGCTGGAGGCCGCACAGATAGACGGGTGCTCTGATTTTAAATATTTCTTTTCTGTAGTTCTGCCGCTTTCCCAGGCAAATATAGCAGTAATAACGCTTTACTATGCAGTCGGACATTGGAATTCATATTTCAACGCATTCCTTTTCCTCAGTAATAAAAGGTTATTTCCGTTGCAGCTTTTCTTAAGGGATATCTTGCTTTTAAGTCAGATTGACTCAAATTCTGTTGCCAATCAGGATACGCTAGTTGCGGTGCATGGTCTTGCTGATCTGCTTAAGTATTCATTGATTGTTGTTGCAACGGTTCCTATCCTTTGTCTATATCCCTTTGTTCAGCGTTATTTCGTAAAGGGAGTAATGATAGGATCGCTGAAAGGATAG
- a CDS encoding ABC transporter permease subunit, protein MAGLQLAFKKYNVRLGIWGSPFIGFRNFIKFFNSYQFVRVVGNTLKISIYSLIAGFPIPIIFALILNSVRAERFKKTMQTVTYMPHFISVVVLVGIVVQIINPRVGLLSTVYSALNNGRYPPDLLANPGVFPHLYVWSGIWQTFGWNSIIYTAALASVSLDLHEAAQIDGASRFQRMIHVDLPAIMPTAIIMLIMRCGHIMSVGFEKVFLMQNDLNLSTSELISTYVYKVGLSSSGSMDFSYSTAIGLFNSIINLILIIIVNSISKRVSETSLW, encoded by the coding sequence ATGGCGGGACTACAGCTGGCCTTTAAGAAATATAATGTCAGACTTGGAATATGGGGAAGCCCGTTTATAGGTTTTCGAAATTTTATTAAGTTTTTTAACTCATACCAATTTGTAAGAGTAGTAGGAAATACGCTTAAAATATCTATTTACAGTCTTATTGCAGGGTTTCCGATCCCGATTATTTTTGCACTTATACTGAACAGTGTGCGTGCAGAGCGTTTTAAGAAGACGATGCAGACTGTTACATATATGCCACATTTTATATCAGTAGTTGTTTTAGTTGGGATAGTCGTTCAGATCATAAATCCGCGCGTTGGCTTACTCAGCACAGTATACTCAGCATTAAATAATGGAAGATACCCTCCTGATCTGCTTGCAAATCCTGGCGTCTTTCCCCATTTATACGTATGGTCCGGTATCTGGCAGACATTCGGTTGGAATTCAATTATTTACACGGCTGCTCTTGCTTCGGTAAGCCTGGATCTGCATGAAGCGGCTCAAATTGACGGGGCAAGCAGATTTCAGCGTATGATTCATGTGGATCTTCCTGCAATCATGCCTACTGCGATAATTATGCTTATTATGAGATGCGGTCATATCATGAGCGTAGGCTTTGAAAAAGTATTTTTGATGCAAAACGATCTGAACCTTTCCACAAGTGAGCTGATTTCGACATATGTTTATAAGGTTGGGTTATCTTCGAGCGGGTCAATGGATTTTTCATACTCTACTGCAATAGGTTTATTCAATTCTATTATCAACCTTATACTCATTATCATTGTGAACTCAATCTCAAAACGCGTAAGTGAGACCAGCTTGTGGTAA
- a CDS encoding extracellular solute-binding protein, whose translation MKGLRRLVLFLTAASLLLSAGCASSTTTGKNNSKGGLWDTGKFNSPGTFPICKETVELSVCLPKAPQVEDFATNTQTKLLEKEGNFKLNFTTLPQAEYHTKLNLMVASGGDDLADVLMGAFEDSQVYNYAMSGAIIPLTNYYKDAYYLKEAEKRTGVDFKPMITSPDGQIYGIARYNQSISNEYPAKMYMFQDWLDKLSLKSPTTPDELYNVLKAFKTKDPNGNGQQDEIPMVGNTSNTYWIEYLMNPFVYAGDSNYFTVDNGKIGLAYTTDEWKEGLKFIKKLVSEDLLSPLSFTQDNKGYVSMLGQQPTVVGSFVQNGPSSIPANDKRRTQYSGVAPLIGKNGTQYASYTPSVASIAMIISKNCKNPEAAFMLGDLLVSEEMSIHTRWGEKGVDYTEPKPGDISLYADLGYKPSLVEVLPWGKLQNKHWAQQGPYIRQYSISAGVVWSGDPLDTAPVIAKAQKLYFDKHPKEVIPKLIYTPEESDAVTETLSSLKNYVRESVANFATGAQDIDTQWDSYLKNIEGMGADDMLKNVQKAYDRMYKKK comes from the coding sequence ATGAAAGGTTTAAGGAGACTTGTATTATTTCTAACGGCTGCTTCACTTTTACTTTCTGCCGGGTGTGCGAGTTCAACAACCACCGGCAAAAATAATTCTAAAGGCGGCTTATGGGATACTGGTAAATTTAATAGTCCGGGTACGTTCCCAATTTGCAAAGAAACTGTAGAATTATCAGTTTGTCTTCCGAAAGCTCCCCAGGTGGAAGATTTCGCAACGAATACACAAACTAAGCTTCTTGAAAAGGAAGGAAACTTTAAACTTAATTTTACCACACTTCCGCAGGCAGAATACCATACAAAACTTAACCTTATGGTCGCGTCTGGGGGTGATGATCTTGCAGACGTGCTTATGGGCGCGTTTGAAGATTCTCAGGTTTATAATTATGCAATGTCCGGAGCAATCATCCCGCTGACTAATTACTATAAGGATGCTTACTATTTAAAAGAAGCAGAAAAGAGAACTGGTGTTGATTTTAAACCAATGATCACATCTCCGGACGGTCAAATTTACGGAATTGCAAGATATAATCAATCTATAAGCAATGAATACCCTGCAAAGATGTATATGTTCCAGGATTGGTTAGATAAGCTGTCTCTTAAATCGCCCACTACCCCGGATGAGCTTTATAATGTGTTGAAAGCATTTAAAACAAAGGATCCTAACGGAAACGGCCAGCAGGATGAAATTCCGATGGTTGGAAACACAAGCAATACATATTGGATCGAATATTTGATGAACCCATTCGTTTATGCGGGAGATTCAAACTATTTTACCGTCGATAATGGGAAAATAGGTCTTGCCTATACAACCGATGAATGGAAAGAAGGACTTAAATTTATTAAAAAGCTGGTAAGTGAAGATCTTCTTTCACCACTTTCCTTTACACAGGATAACAAAGGTTACGTATCTATGTTAGGCCAGCAGCCAACGGTTGTCGGTTCATTTGTGCAAAATGGTCCTAGCTCTATTCCTGCAAACGATAAACGCCGCACGCAGTATTCTGGTGTCGCTCCTCTTATTGGTAAAAACGGAACACAGTATGCAAGTTACACTCCCAGTGTTGCGAGCATTGCAATGATTATATCAAAAAACTGCAAAAATCCTGAAGCAGCATTTATGCTTGGCGATCTTCTTGTAAGTGAAGAAATGTCTATCCATACCCGCTGGGGTGAAAAGGGAGTAGATTACACTGAGCCAAAACCAGGAGACATAAGCTTGTATGCAGATTTAGGATATAAGCCATCTTTAGTAGAAGTGCTGCCGTGGGGTAAACTTCAGAATAAACATTGGGCACAGCAGGGCCCGTATATTCGCCAATATTCAATTTCAGCAGGAGTAGTGTGGAGCGGCGACCCGCTTGATACAGCCCCGGTTATTGCAAAAGCACAGAAGCTCTACTTTGACAAACATCCAAAAGAAGTAATACCAAAACTTATTTATACACCTGAAGAAAGTGACGCTGTGACCGAAACGCTATCGTCTCTAAAAAATTACGTTCGTGAAAGCGTAGCTAACTTTGCGACCGGCGCTCAGGATATAGATACGCAGTGGGACTCATATTTGAAAAATATTGAGGGTATGGGCGCTGACGATATGTTGAAGAATGTTCAGAAAGCATATGACCGCATGTATAAGAAAAAATAA